The region CTTATTACGATGTCGAACGTTTCGGTATAACTTTCGTGGCTTCGCCGCGCCACGCCGATGTCATTGCCATTACGGGGGCGGTCACGCTCGCCATGGCGGAGGCGGTGAAAAAGACGTACGATGCCATGCCGCAGCCGGGACTGGTGGTCGCCGTCGGCGACGATGCCTGCGGCGTGGGCATCCTGAAAGGAAGCTATGCCGTGCTGGGAGGGGCGGACAAGGTCTTGCCCGTTGACGTTAAGATCCCTGGCAATCCGCCCACGCCTGAGGAGATAATGCGCGGGCTGGTGGCGCTGATGGCTCTGATAAAAGAGAGAAAAACGAGTAAATAGTTCATCGCATCGCC is a window of Dehalococcoidia bacterium DNA encoding:
- the nuoB gene encoding NADH-quinone oxidoreductase subunit NuoB; the protein is MRMIFTLLKNVFRKKKAAAIQLQDADFEALGIRLKRDIDAALGRSLAIRELDSGSDNAAEIELNNLSTPYYDVERFGITFVASPRHADVIAITGAVTLAMAEAVKKTYDAMPQPGLVVAVGDDACGVGILKGSYAVLGGADKVLPVDVKIPGNPPTPEEIMRGLVALMALIKERKTSK